In one window of uncultured Methanobrevibacter sp. DNA:
- the hemB gene encoding porphobilinogen synthase encodes MQFPTTRMRRLRKNAKIRNIVRETKLEKDDLIYPIYFKEELEGDQKEEISSLPGEYRYSLDSGVEFAKQLEEKGLKSIIVFGIPKEEDKDEIATPDYSATGIVQKAVRRLKKETNLVVITDVCLCQYTSHGHCGMIVENDDTDDGIEILNDESLPYIAKVALSHAEAGADIVAPSDMMDGRVGAIRQCLDENGYTNVMIMSYSAKYASAFYEPFRVAACSSPHAGDRKSYQMDPANAVEAIRECELDVIEGCDFLMVKPALPYLDVVRMVRDEFMLPLVAYNVSGEYAMLMAAIEKGFLTERAITESLLSIKRAGADLIITNFAPYLLLNDVIE; translated from the coding sequence ATGCAATTTCCAACTACAAGAATGAGAAGACTTAGAAAAAACGCTAAAATTAGAAATATCGTTCGTGAAACTAAACTTGAAAAGGATGATTTGATTTACCCTATTTATTTCAAGGAAGAACTCGAAGGAGACCAAAAGGAAGAAATTTCATCTCTTCCTGGAGAGTACAGGTACTCTCTTGACAGTGGTGTCGAGTTTGCAAAGCAGCTTGAAGAAAAAGGTTTGAAATCAATTATTGTATTTGGAATTCCAAAAGAGGAAGATAAAGATGAGATTGCAACTCCTGACTATTCAGCAACAGGAATCGTTCAAAAGGCTGTCAGAAGGCTTAAAAAGGAAACAAACCTTGTAGTGATAACTGATGTCTGTCTGTGCCAATACACTTCACACGGACACTGCGGCATGATAGTTGAAAACGATGACACTGACGATGGAATTGAAATCTTAAACGACGAATCCCTTCCATACATTGCAAAGGTTGCACTGTCCCATGCGGAGGCAGGTGCCGATATTGTTGCACCTTCAGACATGATGGACGGAAGAGTTGGAGCAATAAGGCAGTGCCTGGATGAAAACGGATACACAAACGTCATGATAATGTCATACTCCGCCAAATACGCATCTGCTTTCTACGAGCCATTCAGGGTTGCAGCATGTTCTTCACCTCATGCGGGAGACAGGAAATCCTATCAGATGGATCCTGCCAATGCGGTTGAGGCAATCCGTGAATGTGAACTTGATGTCATTGAAGGATGTGACTTTTTAATGGTCAAACCGGCCTTGCCTTACCTTGATGTTGTCCGTATGGTTCGTGACGAGTTCATGTTGCCTTTGGTTGCATATAATGTAAGTGGTGAATATGCAATGCTTATGGCGGCCATTGAAAAAGGATTTTTGACTGAAAGGGCAATAACTGAATCATTGCTTTCAATAAAAAGAGCTGGAGCGGACTTAATAATCACTAACTTTGCACCATATCTGCTTTTAAATGATGTGATAGAATGA
- a CDS encoding triphosphoribosyl-dephospho-CoA synthase, with protein sequence MNPNEIAKIAQIASGLEVSGYPKPGNVHRTRDYDDMEFEDFIISGIVIGDTIREACSDVDIENPELGKYILQGVAETDRWIKNNTNLGIVMMTTPIAVAAAISDSFDDIRENVKLLMANTSVDDACDLYDAINIADAGGMGDQDEYDVASDNAKQELRENNQTMYDVLKISAPWDMLAREMTSDMPAVFEIGYPTYHELREQKTKNEACLLTFLTILSHVPDTLISRKYGDDEALKISMMTRDLLKMKDADDFIERVGEFDEYLFKNKYNPGTTADLTAASIFVSYLKSNFD encoded by the coding sequence ATGAATCCAAACGAAATTGCAAAAATAGCACAAATAGCATCAGGATTGGAAGTGAGCGGTTATCCGAAACCTGGAAATGTTCATCGTACCCGTGACTATGATGATATGGAGTTTGAAGACTTCATCATCAGCGGTATTGTAATTGGTGATACCATCCGTGAGGCTTGCAGTGATGTTGACATAGAAAACCCTGAGCTTGGTAAATATATCCTTCAGGGTGTTGCAGAAACCGACAGGTGGATTAAAAACAACACCAACCTTGGTATTGTCATGATGACAACTCCTATTGCAGTTGCAGCGGCAATAAGTGACAGTTTTGATGACATACGTGAAAACGTTAAACTTCTAATGGCTAACACCTCAGTTGATGACGCATGCGATTTGTACGATGCAATCAACATTGCCGATGCAGGTGGAATGGGTGACCAGGACGAGTATGACGTTGCAAGCGACAATGCAAAACAGGAACTCCGGGAAAACAATCAGACAATGTATGATGTTTTGAAAATATCAGCCCCTTGGGATATGCTTGCACGTGAAATGACCTCTGACATGCCAGCCGTTTTTGAAATTGGCTATCCGACCTATCATGAATTGAGAGAGCAAAAGACCAAAAACGAGGCCTGCCTTTTAACATTCCTCACCATTTTGTCCCATGTGCCGGACACCCTTATTTCACGTAAATACGGCGATGATGAGGCACTTAAAATCTCAATGATGACAAGGGATCTTCTTAAGATGAAGGATGCTGATGACTTTATTGAGAGGGTTGGGGAATTTGATGAGTATCTTTTCAAAAACAAATACAATCCTGGAACCACTGCGGATTTGACTGCTGCATCAATTTTTGTCAGCTATCTGAAATCTAATTTTGATTAG
- a CDS encoding TetR/AcrR family transcriptional regulator, with the protein MNNKEKIFNVSIDLFSQFGYDGVSIRQIAREVGIKESSIYNHYKSKESILDSILEFYIAQMLSQDIPIEDTSANLDVGFDFFYQSGLDAFATHLKDDKMSKITRIILIESYHNEKINAFLKKRIIDDAVEGWVKLFDLMKFKELIREDADSRQLAESFYKYGMFLLYEHYIVNYPEDDNEFVERLCEKSKNHIELIYNSVRG; encoded by the coding sequence ATGAACAACAAGGAAAAAATTTTCAATGTTTCAATTGATTTATTCTCACAGTTTGGTTATGATGGTGTATCCATAAGACAAATTGCTCGTGAAGTTGGAATCAAGGAAAGCTCAATATACAATCATTATAAGAGTAAGGAATCGATTTTAGATTCCATTCTTGAGTTTTACATTGCTCAAATGTTGTCTCAAGATATTCCCATTGAGGATACAAGTGCAAATCTGGATGTAGGTTTTGATTTTTTCTATCAGTCAGGCCTTGATGCTTTTGCAACACATCTCAAAGACGATAAGATGTCAAAGATAACAAGGATAATCCTGATTGAGTCCTATCACAACGAAAAGATCAATGCATTTCTCAAAAAGAGAATAATAGATGATGCAGTTGAGGGATGGGTCAAGCTATTTGACCTTATGAAGTTCAAGGAACTGATTCGTGAGGATGCTGACTCAAGGCAGCTTGCCGAGTCATTCTACAAGTACGGCATGTTCCTTTTGTATGAGCACTATATTGTCAATTATCCTGAGGATGACAATGAATTTGTAGAGAGACTGTGTGAAAAGTCAAAAAATCATATAGAATTGATATATAATTCCGTTAGGGGGTAA
- a CDS encoding GNAT family N-acetyltransferase: MEIRLENENDYREVEELVRDSFWNVYRPGAFEHYIVHHLRDDDSFIRSLAYVVETDNKIIGHINYSTGFIDYGGDKIDAVVLGPVSVDKKHQNNGVGSKLISFTLSLAESRKIPFVLVIGDENYYHRFGFESASNYGIFLEGTDTSDECPFFMINVFDESVLRNDLGIFHNPQVFDVDEKEVDEFDRQFEFKEKLVLDTQLKEL, translated from the coding sequence ATGGAAATCAGACTTGAAAATGAAAATGACTATCGGGAAGTTGAGGAACTTGTAAGGGACTCCTTTTGGAATGTGTATCGGCCTGGCGCTTTTGAGCATTACATTGTTCATCACCTGCGGGATGATGATAGTTTCATCAGGAGCTTGGCATACGTGGTTGAAACTGACAATAAAATCATTGGCCACATCAATTATTCGACAGGATTCATCGATTACGGGGGAGATAAAATCGATGCTGTGGTATTGGGTCCGGTTTCAGTTGATAAAAAACATCAAAATAATGGTGTTGGATCAAAACTGATCAGTTTCACATTAAGTCTTGCTGAAAGTAGAAAAATTCCTTTTGTTCTTGTGATAGGTGATGAAAATTATTATCACAGGTTCGGTTTTGAATCAGCGTCAAACTATGGCATATTCCTGGAAGGAACAGACACAAGTGATGAATGTCCTTTTTTCATGATTAATGTATTTGATGAAAGCGTCTTGAGGAATGATTTGGGAATTTTCCACAATCCTCAGGTGTTTGATGTGGATGAAAAGGAAGTGGATGAATTTGACAGGCAGTTTGAATTTAAGGAAAAGCTGGTCTTAGACACTCAGCTTAAGGAGTTATGA
- a CDS encoding flavodoxin family protein, with translation MKYVIINGSPRRKNTWKMVEQAKKNLNGEFEEIHLMKEKIPLCNGCFKCIVEGEERCPHRDIIQPIVDKMKDADGIIIACPVYAMNVTALLKNFLDHTAYFYHRPEFFTKKALVVVSTAGAGQKDVAKYIDETLRHWGVNKVYKITYACGGKDSLDVKNINEVSQKFARDVESGKLHNPKFGDIVFFNVWKAMAFSKDPIKADREFWFNNDLASHDFAPEVKLNIAKRLFSKVMFFILKRVMK, from the coding sequence ATGAAATATGTTATTATAAACGGTTCACCAAGGCGTAAGAACACCTGGAAAATGGTCGAGCAGGCCAAAAAGAATTTGAATGGGGAGTTTGAGGAAATCCATTTGATGAAGGAAAAGATTCCATTGTGCAACGGATGTTTTAAATGCATCGTTGAAGGTGAGGAGAGATGCCCTCACAGGGACATCATTCAGCCGATTGTTGATAAGATGAAGGATGCCGACGGAATCATCATTGCATGTCCCGTTTATGCAATGAACGTCACCGCCCTTTTGAAGAATTTCCTGGACCACACTGCCTATTTCTATCACAGGCCGGAGTTTTTCACTAAAAAGGCATTGGTTGTTGTCTCAACTGCCGGTGCGGGCCAGAAGGATGTTGCCAAATACATTGACGAAACCTTGAGGCACTGGGGAGTCAACAAGGTCTACAAGATTACCTATGCCTGCGGAGGAAAGGATTCGCTTGATGTTAAAAACATTAATGAGGTCTCCCAAAAGTTCGCCCGTGATGTCGAGTCAGGAAAACTTCACAATCCGAAATTTGGAGATATCGTGTTTTTCAATGTATGGAAGGCAATGGCATTTTCCAAAGATCCAATTAAAGCGGATAGGGAATTCTGGTTCAATAATGATTTGGCTAGCCATGACTTTGCTCCTGAAGTCAAATTGAACATTGCTAAAAGGCTATTTTCAAAAGTGATGTTTTTCATCTTGAAAAGGGTGATGAAATAA
- a CDS encoding DUF3795 domain-containing protein gives MTNTFQRVDDLFSLCGLNCSLCPLIIRKNCPGCRAGSPCAVVCEFAPCSVEHGDLTYCFECEEYPCPKYDGVDEHDSLMSHRNQKTDMIKAKTMGIEKYHEEQLAKKEILDTLLRDYDNGRRDVFFCLAVNLLDIGDLKVILEKADESTRKMGLNDKSDYMKGLLLECGDKKGIELKLRRDGYYG, from the coding sequence ATGACAAATACTTTTCAAAGAGTGGATGACTTATTTTCCCTTTGCGGTTTGAATTGCAGTTTATGTCCTTTAATCATACGGAAAAACTGTCCGGGCTGCCGTGCAGGAAGTCCATGTGCGGTAGTTTGTGAATTTGCACCGTGCAGTGTGGAACATGGTGATTTGACATACTGCTTTGAGTGTGAAGAGTATCCCTGCCCAAAATATGACGGTGTTGACGAGCATGACTCACTGATGTCTCACAGAAACCAAAAGACAGACATGATTAAGGCCAAAACAATGGGCATTGAAAAATACCATGAGGAGCAATTGGCCAAAAAGGAAATCCTGGACACTCTTTTGAGAGATTATGACAATGGCAGAAGGGATGTGTTTTTCTGTCTGGCAGTCAACCTCCTGGATATTGGTGATTTAAAGGTTATTCTTGAAAAGGCTGATGAATCAACACGTAAAATGGGATTGAATGATAAGTCAGATTATATGAAAGGATTATTGCTTGAATGTGGAGATAAAAAAGGAATTGAACTTAAATTGAGAAGGGATGGTTATTATGGCTGA
- a CDS encoding putative zinc-binding protein, producing MAEKIALAPCNGMSANGLVSRVAVGDCRKANGNAISICMGSTSADVEGKNNEMLKKYPIVAVNGCPNGCVNKILENKGIDVAGTVAVNEILDGYEVSAKDPFRLDDEAEECVKIIAEKLNKTVDDLILKS from the coding sequence ATGGCTGAAAAGATTGCGCTGGCGCCCTGCAATGGGATGAGTGCCAACGGACTGGTATCACGTGTGGCTGTCGGAGACTGCAGAAAGGCAAATGGGAATGCAATATCAATATGTATGGGTTCAACATCGGCAGATGTTGAAGGCAAAAACAATGAGATGCTTAAAAAATATCCTATAGTTGCCGTCAACGGTTGTCCGAACGGATGTGTCAACAAGATTTTGGAAAACAAGGGGATTGATGTGGCTGGTACTGTTGCAGTAAATGAGATTTTGGACGGCTATGAAGTATCTGCAAAAGACCCATTCAGATTGGATGATGAGGCAGAGGAATGCGTTAAAATAATTGCCGAAAAATTAAATAAAACAGTCGACGATTTGATTCTAAAAAGTTAA
- a CDS encoding nitroreductase family protein, producing MTLPKDHTKWSIYDLGGFGMSLMLAATDLGVDSIPAYELVKYPYILRDNLPIPEDEDIIMGIALGYESEEHINTYESPRLDLDEILKIN from the coding sequence TTGACTCTTCCAAAAGACCATACCAAATGGTCAATCTATGACTTAGGCGGATTTGGAATGAGTCTGATGCTTGCAGCAACCGATTTGGGAGTGGATTCAATCCCTGCATATGAACTTGTCAAATATCCATATATCCTAAGGGATAATCTTCCAATACCAGAAGATGAAGACATCATCATGGGTATCGCACTTGGATACGAATCCGAAGAACATATCAATACCTATGAATCTCCTAGATTGGATTTGGATGAAATCTTAAAAATCAACTAA
- a CDS encoding phenylalanine--tRNA ligase subunit alpha, which produces MSEDIKKTIRELHIYEKKLLKELEANPKATPDEIAQNSGMDIKSVMSAAGSLASKDIIEVDKQVQETYSLTEDGLEYAEHGLPERKILNALAKKREIAMKDLANEAGIDKRETGIALGWLRQKNWAQIDKGVINITDIGLDFVDKAGVDEKVLDYLKLNADGVKLFTDDLREGFKKLTGRKNILNVKKETSHSFKILPKGEEILKVGFTIKEQATQLTHEHLKNGEWKSLEYRPYDINAEAPLVFAGKKHPLREIIDEIREIFLNMGFVEDNGEYVESAFWNFDSLFQPQDHAAREMQDTFYLKNPLTCDLPDDDLVKLTAETHETGADTGSIGWQYDWDYDVARQSVLRTHTTGISTKHLFEHEPPIKMFSVGRVFRRETFDYKHLPEFHQVEGLVCGEGISYQNLLGTLKEFYKKLGFEVRFRPAYFPYTYLSTESEIYLEEKGSWIELGGAGMFRPEVLKPLGINQPALAFGMGIERLAMIRYDVEDIRMLYKSDIKWLREVPLDRGVRL; this is translated from the coding sequence ATGAGTGAGGATATTAAAAAAACCATTAGAGAATTACACATATACGAAAAGAAACTTTTAAAGGAACTGGAAGCTAATCCAAAAGCCACTCCTGATGAGATTGCACAAAATTCAGGTATGGACATCAAATCAGTAATGAGTGCTGCAGGATCACTTGCTTCAAAGGACATTATTGAAGTCGATAAGCAGGTCCAGGAAACCTATTCCCTGACTGAAGACGGTCTTGAATATGCAGAACACGGACTTCCTGAAAGGAAAATCCTCAATGCTTTGGCTAAAAAAAGAGAAATCGCAATGAAGGATTTGGCCAATGAAGCTGGAATTGACAAAAGGGAAACCGGTATCGCTCTTGGATGGTTACGTCAGAAAAATTGGGCTCAAATCGATAAGGGCGTAATTAACATCACTGACATCGGACTGGACTTTGTAGACAAGGCCGGTGTTGATGAAAAAGTACTTGATTACCTTAAGCTCAATGCTGATGGAGTTAAATTATTCACTGATGATTTAAGGGAAGGATTTAAAAAATTAACCGGTAGGAAAAATATCTTAAATGTTAAAAAAGAAACCTCACACTCATTTAAAATCTTGCCGAAAGGTGAAGAAATCCTGAAAGTCGGATTCACCATAAAAGAACAGGCTACTCAATTGACTCATGAACATTTAAAGAATGGTGAATGGAAAAGCCTCGAATATCGTCCATATGATATCAATGCAGAAGCACCATTGGTATTTGCAGGTAAAAAACACCCATTAAGGGAAATCATCGATGAGATAAGGGAAATCTTCTTGAACATGGGTTTTGTAGAGGACAACGGAGAATATGTCGAGTCTGCATTCTGGAACTTTGATTCCCTTTTCCAGCCACAGGACCACGCTGCCCGTGAAATGCAGGACACATTCTATCTCAAAAATCCTCTCACATGTGACCTGCCTGATGATGATTTGGTAAAGCTCACTGCTGAAACCCACGAAACCGGTGCCGATACAGGTTCAATAGGTTGGCAATATGACTGGGATTATGATGTTGCTCGCCAAAGTGTTTTGAGAACCCACACAACCGGAATTTCAACAAAACACCTCTTTGAACATGAACCTCCAATCAAAATGTTTTCAGTTGGAAGAGTGTTCAGAAGAGAAACTTTCGATTACAAACACTTGCCTGAGTTCCATCAGGTTGAAGGTCTTGTCTGCGGTGAAGGAATAAGCTATCAAAACCTTTTAGGTACCTTGAAGGAATTCTACAAAAAACTCGGATTTGAAGTAAGGTTCAGACCTGCATACTTCCCATACACATATCTTTCAACCGAGTCTGAAATCTATCTTGAAGAGAAAGGAAGCTGGATTGAGCTTGGTGGGGCAGGAATGTTCAGGCCTGAAGTATTAAAACCGTTAGGCATTAACCAGCCTGCACTTGCATTCGGTATGGGTATCGAAAGGCTTGCAATGATAAGATATGATGTTGAAGACATCCGTATGCTTTATAAAAGTGACATCAAGTGGCTTCGTGAAGTGCCTCTTGACAGGGGAGTTAGATTATAA
- a CDS encoding exodeoxyribonuclease III has translation MSIKLVSWNVNGIRAVSKKDEFWDWFDNTDADIINFQEVRATQDKIPKKLADVDGFHQSFNEAEKKGYSGVGTYSKIEPVEVIKGLGVEELDSEGRVLRIEYPDFILYNIYFPNSGMNAKRLDFKVAFCDALLEQLVELKNQGKNVVITGDYNIAHHPIDVYNPKNCEGKSGYLPEERAWLDQLEEAGFVDTFRMFDEGENNFTWWSYRTKARDRNAGWRLDYFYVNEEMKDNVKSAEILSDIYGSDHCPVTLELEF, from the coding sequence ATGTCCATCAAGCTGGTTTCTTGGAATGTTAACGGTATCAGGGCAGTCTCTAAAAAGGATGAATTCTGGGACTGGTTTGACAATACCGATGCGGACATCATAAACTTTCAGGAAGTGCGTGCAACACAGGATAAGATTCCAAAGAAATTGGCTGACGTTGACGGATTTCACCAGTCATTCAATGAAGCTGAAAAGAAAGGATACAGCGGTGTTGGAACATACTCAAAAATCGAGCCCGTTGAGGTCATAAAGGGCCTGGGGGTTGAGGAACTTGACAGCGAAGGAAGGGTTTTAAGAATCGAGTATCCTGACTTCATTTTATATAATATCTATTTCCCAAACAGTGGAATGAATGCCAAAAGGCTTGATTTCAAGGTGGCATTCTGTGATGCTCTTTTAGAACAGCTCGTTGAACTTAAAAATCAGGGCAAAAATGTTGTAATCACTGGAGACTACAATATTGCACACCATCCTATTGATGTGTACAATCCTAAAAACTGTGAAGGAAAATCAGGATATCTTCCTGAAGAGCGTGCATGGTTGGATCAATTGGAGGAAGCCGGTTTTGTTGACACATTTAGAATGTTTGATGAGGGTGAAAACAACTTTACTTGGTGGAGTTACAGAACCAAGGCCCGTGACAGAAATGCCGGTTGGAGACTGGACTATTTCTATGTCAACGAGGAAATGAAGGATAATGTAAAATCAGCTGAAATATTGTCTGACATCTATGGTTCAGACCACTGTCCTGTAACTTTAGAATTAGAATTTTAA